One stretch of Natronobacterium gregoryi SP2 DNA includes these proteins:
- a CDS encoding alpha-ketoacid dehydrogenase subunit beta, giving the protein MATDARTEADTEGSTESLTLVQAVRDGLETEMERDDDVVVMGEDVGENGGVFRATEGLYEQFGGDRVIDTPLAESGIVGTAVGMAAYGMRPVAEMQFLGFIYPGFDQIVSHAARLRTRSRGRYTCPLVVRAPYGGGIRAPEHHSESSEAMFVHQPGLKVVVPSTPSDTKGLLTSAIRSPDPVLFLEPKLIYRAFREDVPSGSYEVPLGEAAVRREGSDISVFTWGAMTRPTIEAADELEGEIDVEVVDLRTLSPLDEETIVESFEKTGRAAVVHEAPKTGGLAAEITTTLQEQALLYQEAPVERITGFDTPFPLYALEDYYLPEAARIETGIREAMGF; this is encoded by the coding sequence ATGGCTACTGACGCACGAACGGAGGCCGACACCGAAGGATCGACCGAGAGTCTCACGCTCGTACAGGCGGTCCGCGACGGGCTCGAGACCGAGATGGAACGCGACGACGACGTCGTCGTCATGGGCGAAGACGTCGGCGAGAACGGTGGCGTCTTCCGCGCGACCGAAGGGCTATACGAGCAGTTCGGCGGCGACCGCGTCATCGACACGCCGCTCGCGGAGTCGGGAATCGTCGGCACGGCGGTCGGCATGGCCGCCTACGGGATGCGTCCCGTCGCGGAGATGCAGTTCCTCGGCTTTATCTACCCCGGGTTCGATCAGATCGTCTCTCACGCCGCACGCCTGCGGACTCGCTCCCGTGGCCGCTACACCTGTCCGCTGGTCGTCCGGGCACCCTATGGCGGCGGCATTCGTGCACCCGAACACCACTCTGAGTCCTCGGAAGCGATGTTCGTCCACCAGCCCGGACTCAAGGTCGTCGTTCCCTCGACGCCCTCCGACACGAAAGGGCTGTTGACGAGTGCGATCCGCTCACCCGATCCCGTCCTCTTTCTCGAGCCGAAACTCATCTACCGGGCGTTCCGCGAGGACGTTCCGTCCGGCTCCTACGAGGTCCCACTCGGCGAAGCGGCCGTCCGGCGCGAAGGATCGGACATCTCCGTGTTCACCTGGGGTGCGATGACTCGGCCGACGATCGAGGCCGCCGACGAACTCGAGGGCGAGATCGACGTCGAGGTCGTCGACCTGCGGACGCTTTCCCCGCTGGACGAGGAGACGATCGTCGAGTCGTTCGAGAAGACCGGCCGCGCGGCCGTCGTCCACGAGGCACCGAAAACCGGCGGCCTGGCCGCCGAGATCACGACGACGCTACAAGAGCAGGCACTGCTCTACCAGGAGGCACCGGTCGAGCGCATCACCGGCTTCGACACGCCGTTCCCACTGTACGCGCTCGAGGACTACTACCTGCCGGAAGCCGCCCGCATCGAGACGGGCATCCGAGAAGCGATGGGATTCTAA